One part of the Leucobacter triazinivorans genome encodes these proteins:
- a CDS encoding M18 family aminopeptidase, whose product MGPGALGVPGRLLADRDAYIDAFSAFVAASPSSYHAAAAVAETLAGAGFDARDEGEAWPQFAAGDCGFVVRDGAVIAWRAGDGVDGASPVRVLGAHTDSPGFVLKPRPDFTADGWAQAGVEVYGGPLINSWLDRDLGFAGRIVTRDGVERLVRTPAVARIPQLAIHLDREANSGLTLDRQRHVQPVLAAGAGDVSVLELLAQGAGPSTAGDPAVADPALTNEGPGISSGDIAGADVRLYDTQYPQRIGARGDLLASPRLDNLSSTFAGLVALLESEPARGTISVLAAFDHEELGSATRSGASGPFLSDVLDRLRAGLGASGEDSARANARSWCLSADAGHSVHPNYPEKHDPRVRPLAGGGPMLKINANQRYASDAHGAALWRRVCETAGVASQEFVSNNTVPCGSTIGPLTATRLGIRTVDVGVPLLSMHSARELAHVDDLHGLARVTGSFFAAE is encoded by the coding sequence ATGGGGCCCGGGGCTCTCGGCGTACCGGGGCGGTTGCTCGCCGACCGCGACGCCTACATCGACGCGTTCTCGGCGTTCGTCGCGGCGTCGCCGAGCTCGTATCACGCGGCGGCGGCCGTCGCCGAGACCCTCGCCGGCGCGGGGTTCGACGCGCGCGACGAGGGGGAGGCGTGGCCGCAGTTCGCCGCGGGCGACTGCGGTTTCGTGGTGCGCGACGGCGCGGTGATCGCCTGGCGCGCCGGCGACGGCGTCGACGGGGCGAGCCCGGTGCGCGTGCTCGGGGCGCACACCGACTCGCCCGGGTTCGTGCTCAAGCCCCGGCCCGACTTCACCGCGGACGGCTGGGCTCAGGCCGGCGTCGAGGTGTACGGCGGTCCGCTCATCAATTCGTGGCTCGATCGGGATCTCGGCTTCGCCGGGCGCATCGTGACCCGCGACGGGGTCGAGCGCCTGGTGCGCACCCCGGCGGTGGCCCGCATTCCGCAGCTCGCGATCCACCTCGACCGCGAGGCGAACTCGGGCCTGACCCTCGACCGGCAGCGCCATGTGCAGCCCGTGCTGGCGGCGGGCGCCGGCGACGTCTCCGTGCTCGAACTGCTCGCGCAGGGAGCTGGCCCGTCGACCGCGGGGGACCCCGCTGTCGCGGATCCCGCGCTCACGAACGAGGGACCCGGGATCAGCTCCGGTGACATCGCGGGCGCAGATGTGCGCCTCTACGACACCCAGTACCCGCAACGCATCGGTGCACGGGGCGACCTGCTCGCGTCTCCCCGGCTCGACAACCTCAGTTCGACCTTTGCCGGTCTCGTCGCACTGCTCGAAAGCGAGCCGGCCCGTGGCACCATCTCGGTGCTCGCGGCCTTCGACCACGAGGAGCTCGGTTCGGCGACACGATCGGGCGCGTCGGGCCCATTCCTGTCGGACGTGCTCGATCGGCTGCGCGCCGGGCTCGGCGCCTCGGGCGAGGACTCCGCGCGGGCGAATGCGCGATCCTGGTGTCTGTCGGCGGATGCCGGGCACTCGGTGCACCCCAACTACCCGGAGAAGCACGATCCGCGAGTGCGGCCGCTCGCGGGCGGCGGGCCGATGCTGAAGATCAACGCGAATCAGCGCTATGCGAGCGACGCGCACGGAGCCGCGTTGTGGCGGCGCGTGTGCGAGACGGCCGGGGTTGCCTCGCAGGAGTTCGTGTCGAACAACACGGTGCCGTGCGGATCCACCATCGGCCCGCTCACCGCGACTCGGCTCGGGATCCGCACCGTCGACGTGGGAGTGCCGCTGCTGTCGATGCACTCGGCGCGGGAACTGGCGCACGTCGACGACCTGCACGGGCTCGCCCGGGTGACGGGCTCGTTCTTCGCTGCCGAGTGA
- a CDS encoding cytochrome c oxidase assembly protein, protein MYPAKVSLELSDLFRLELLSMSPLAWLAIVCLVIYLVGAISLWIAGKPWSVLATVSFFVGCLIWFLVTGLSGNAYADELVSVLVFQQITLMVFVPPFLLMGSPGRLLLRATPHRGIGRPALRAALGAYRSRTALVLLHPAMVVIIAALAFPTLYFTDAVSWFLALPGGHLILLTFFLVFGVIGAAPLWAVDPLPREPSFPVRLVDLFIEIQIHAVFGLLLLVNAGRMFSWYAEDPEEWGLTRELDQAIGGGLVWSYGTLPLIVVLVVTFSKWRVSDLRQAKRRQTQEDADLDAYNAYLAEISGKEQK, encoded by the coding sequence GTGTATCCCGCGAAGGTCAGCCTCGAGCTCAGTGATCTCTTCCGGCTTGAGCTGCTCAGTATGTCGCCGCTCGCGTGGCTCGCGATTGTCTGTCTCGTCATCTATCTGGTTGGTGCGATCTCCCTCTGGATTGCAGGGAAGCCGTGGAGCGTCCTGGCAACGGTCTCGTTCTTCGTCGGATGCCTGATCTGGTTCCTGGTCACCGGGCTGAGTGGGAACGCCTATGCGGACGAACTCGTCTCGGTGCTCGTCTTCCAGCAGATCACGCTGATGGTCTTCGTGCCGCCGTTCCTGCTCATGGGATCGCCCGGCAGGTTGCTCCTGCGGGCCACCCCTCACCGGGGAATCGGGCGCCCAGCGCTGCGCGCAGCGCTGGGCGCCTACCGGTCGCGCACGGCTCTGGTGCTCCTCCACCCAGCGATGGTCGTCATCATCGCGGCTCTGGCCTTCCCCACCCTCTATTTCACGGATGCCGTGAGCTGGTTCCTCGCTCTGCCAGGCGGGCACCTGATCCTGCTTACGTTCTTCCTCGTCTTCGGAGTCATCGGTGCCGCACCACTCTGGGCGGTCGACCCGCTGCCGCGCGAGCCCTCCTTCCCCGTGCGTCTCGTGGACCTCTTCATCGAGATCCAGATCCATGCGGTGTTCGGATTGTTGCTGCTCGTGAACGCGGGCCGGATGTTCAGCTGGTATGCGGAAGATCCCGAGGAGTGGGGACTCACTCGCGAGCTCGACCAGGCCATCGGCGGAGGCCTCGTCTGGTCGTATGGCACCCTTCCGCTCATTGTCGTGCTCGTCGTCACCTTCTCCAAGTGGCGCGTGAGCGACCTGCGTCAGGCGAAGCGCCGACAGACGCAGGAGGACGCCGATCTGGATGCCTACAACGCGTACCTGGCTGAGATATCTGGAAAGGAGCAGAAATGA
- a CDS encoding cytochrome c biogenesis CcdA family protein, with product MNPSDLVFDGALWVGVLIAVLAGFVSFASPCVLPLVPGYFGYLGSAVAPVEHRAGAADSSTAQRRRLLLGVLLFITGFSVVFVTVTVLGGVFGQVFLSYADIATRILGVVVIVMGLAFVGVFRKMQRTVRPRFRSRLGLAGAPLLGLALGIGWTPCIGPTLAAIISVSWNLGDPVRAGLLGVAYSLGLGIPFLLLALGLGWATRSMSFLRRHIRTINIAGGTVLVLLGLLMVTGLWTRLMSSLQGVMANVQLPL from the coding sequence ATGAACCCGAGCGATCTCGTCTTCGACGGTGCGCTCTGGGTGGGCGTGCTCATCGCCGTACTCGCCGGCTTCGTCTCCTTCGCCTCACCGTGCGTGCTGCCGCTCGTGCCCGGCTACTTCGGCTACCTCGGCTCCGCCGTCGCGCCTGTGGAGCACCGCGCGGGAGCCGCTGACAGCAGCACCGCTCAACGCCGTCGATTGCTCCTCGGCGTGCTCTTGTTCATCACCGGGTTCTCCGTCGTGTTCGTCACCGTCACCGTGCTCGGAGGCGTCTTCGGCCAGGTCTTCCTCTCCTATGCTGACATCGCCACCCGCATCCTCGGCGTCGTGGTGATCGTCATGGGCCTTGCCTTTGTCGGCGTCTTTCGCAAGATGCAGCGCACCGTCCGCCCCCGCTTCCGTTCACGCTTAGGACTCGCCGGAGCCCCACTGCTCGGTCTCGCGCTCGGCATCGGCTGGACGCCGTGCATCGGGCCGACGCTCGCCGCGATCATCTCCGTCTCGTGGAACCTCGGCGACCCCGTCCGTGCGGGGCTGCTTGGCGTTGCCTACTCGCTCGGCCTCGGCATCCCCTTCCTGCTGCTCGCTCTCGGGCTCGGCTGGGCGACCCGCTCGATGTCGTTCCTGCGCCGCCACATCCGCACCATCAACATCGCCGGCGGGACCGTGCTCGTGCTGCTCGGCCTGCTCATGGTGACGGGGCTCTGGACACGCCTCATGTCCTCCCTGCAGGGGGTGATGGCGAATGTCCAACTCCCGCTCTGA
- a CDS encoding leucyl aminopeptidase, translating into MSVVIDPAFDPVPSLAHSTRVSVSPAPPEGSAAAAVFVASEGELPGDLAEVGRDALAAAGFTGAANQTLLLPGTPLRVLVGTGKSEIETDAQLRDAVAAFARAAREAGRLAVDLTGILAAGDWDAEVAVQAAIEGAVLARYRYDALKSDPSTVALDELMLQIGDEHVEAAEYGVERGLVLARTAAIARDLANTPPRHLSAVKFAEVIERLAPEFGLEVEVFDREALMELGTGGLLGVNAGSIEEPRMVKVSYRPADADGYLALIGKGIMYDSGGISLKPSNAMHAAMKFDMMGAAAVFASMTALRDLGTKTAVTGWLMCTDNMPSGSATKLGDVLTIRGGKTVEVKNTDAEGRLVMADGLVLATEEERRPDAIVDIATLTGAAMMALGTRTAAMLANNDAVADQLQAAADATDENIWRFPLDHRYRDQLKSSTADLSNIGGQYAGVILAGLFLNEFVDGLPWGHLDIAGTMQAENDDLWRSTGSTGFGARLLAEFAAGFEAPDTGETDTESGETDEA; encoded by the coding sequence ATGAGTGTTGTGATTGATCCAGCCTTCGATCCCGTTCCCTCGCTCGCGCATTCCACGCGGGTCAGCGTCTCACCGGCGCCTCCCGAAGGGTCCGCTGCGGCCGCCGTCTTCGTCGCCTCCGAGGGCGAGCTGCCCGGCGACCTCGCCGAGGTGGGGCGCGACGCGCTCGCCGCGGCGGGCTTCACGGGGGCCGCCAACCAGACACTGCTGCTCCCGGGCACGCCCCTGCGCGTGCTCGTCGGCACCGGAAAGTCGGAGATCGAGACCGACGCCCAGCTGCGCGACGCGGTTGCGGCGTTCGCTCGCGCGGCCCGGGAAGCCGGCCGGCTGGCCGTCGACCTCACCGGGATCCTCGCAGCCGGAGACTGGGACGCCGAGGTCGCCGTGCAGGCGGCGATCGAGGGCGCGGTGCTCGCCCGCTACCGATACGACGCCCTGAAGAGCGACCCGAGCACCGTCGCGCTCGACGAGCTCATGCTGCAGATCGGCGACGAGCACGTCGAGGCCGCCGAGTACGGCGTCGAGCGCGGCCTGGTGCTCGCGCGCACCGCCGCGATCGCGCGGGATCTCGCGAACACCCCGCCGCGCCACCTGAGCGCGGTCAAGTTCGCCGAGGTGATCGAGCGCCTGGCGCCCGAGTTCGGCCTCGAGGTCGAGGTCTTCGACCGCGAGGCGCTCATGGAGCTCGGCACCGGCGGCCTGCTCGGCGTCAACGCCGGCAGCATCGAGGAGCCCCGCATGGTCAAGGTGTCCTACCGGCCCGCCGACGCCGACGGATACCTCGCGCTCATCGGCAAGGGCATCATGTACGACTCGGGCGGCATCAGCCTGAAGCCGTCGAACGCCATGCACGCCGCCATGAAGTTCGACATGATGGGCGCCGCGGCGGTCTTCGCGTCGATGACGGCCCTGCGCGATCTGGGCACCAAGACCGCCGTCACCGGCTGGCTCATGTGCACCGACAACATGCCCTCCGGCAGCGCGACCAAGCTGGGCGACGTGCTCACCATTCGCGGCGGCAAGACCGTCGAGGTGAAGAACACCGACGCCGAGGGCCGACTCGTCATGGCCGACGGCCTGGTGCTGGCGACCGAGGAGGAGCGACGCCCCGACGCGATCGTCGACATCGCCACGCTCACCGGCGCCGCGATGATGGCGCTCGGTACGCGCACGGCCGCGATGCTCGCCAACAACGACGCGGTCGCCGATCAGCTGCAGGCCGCCGCCGACGCCACCGACGAGAACATCTGGCGCTTCCCGCTGGATCATCGCTACCGCGACCAGCTGAAGTCGAGCACAGCGGATCTGTCGAACATCGGCGGGCAGTACGCCGGCGTGATCCTCGCCGGGCTGTTCCTCAACGAGTTCGTCGACGGCCTGCCCTGGGGGCACCTCGACATCGCCGGCACCATGCAGGCCGAGAACGATGACCTGTGGCGCTCGACCGGTTCGACGGGGTTCGGCGCGCGTCTGCTCGCCGAGTTCGCGGCGGGCTTCGAAGCGCCGGACACCGGCGAGACCGACACCGAGTCCGGCGAGACGGACGAGGCCTAG
- a CDS encoding M23 family metallopeptidase encodes MATPIAKRRRLRSFISGSSALACVGALVVGTLLPVTNPATADSVAAAIPQQSISTGGTAEDPAVLDALSAMPTAVAIPEIQTIGGTVSVTGLTDTALRYPFDQEVPLTDGFGYRSAPVAGFHDAQDMGAAGGTPVRIIGDGVITEAGWASDGCGFSLKVQHQVAGQAVSSRYCHMQDNSHAWQVGQTVQSGDQAGLVGTTGLSFGNHLHLALRVEDEPIDPLPFIAANAK; translated from the coding sequence ATGGCGACCCCGATCGCCAAACGTCGGAGACTGCGCAGCTTCATCTCCGGCAGTTCTGCGCTGGCCTGCGTCGGCGCGCTCGTCGTCGGCACACTGCTGCCTGTGACGAATCCGGCAACCGCGGACAGCGTCGCCGCCGCCATTCCGCAGCAGTCGATCTCCACAGGCGGCACCGCCGAAGACCCCGCGGTGCTCGATGCACTATCTGCGATGCCAACCGCAGTCGCGATCCCGGAGATCCAGACCATCGGCGGAACCGTGAGCGTCACCGGGCTTACCGACACAGCGCTCCGCTACCCCTTTGATCAGGAAGTCCCGCTGACCGACGGCTTCGGCTACCGGTCGGCACCCGTCGCGGGGTTCCACGATGCACAGGATATGGGCGCTGCCGGAGGCACGCCCGTCCGGATCATCGGGGATGGCGTCATCACCGAAGCGGGCTGGGCGTCAGATGGATGCGGGTTCTCCTTGAAGGTCCAGCACCAGGTCGCAGGCCAAGCCGTCAGCAGCCGCTACTGCCACATGCAGGACAACTCCCACGCCTGGCAGGTCGGGCAGACGGTGCAAAGCGGTGATCAAGCCGGGCTCGTCGGCACGACCGGATTGTCGTTTGGCAACCACCTGCACCTGGCGCTGCGAGTCGAGGACGAACCGATCGATCCGCTGCCGTTCATCGCCGCGAACGCGAAGTAG
- a CDS encoding tyrosine-type recombinase/integrase: MAGRPSKDSPLRLDPRTGKPLPEGIRWREDRQRYQIRVLVPDLYGNWAERTRTFRTLTEAKKELAKAIAGKNPNGAMSLTQWHERHWSAIEASVRPGTARAYGVAWRRRVQPTLGHMKLEAITSPLIETAMVEWDCSPSTKVDALALISRLLDAARRARVIDYNPAREIKRPSQDAGAAPTSRALTMPQVTKMLELIPEGVYRRYAAALVFTGMRAGEATAIRVRDVDLQQGVLRVSRSFSPGLNGELIEQTPKSHKERQVPIVKALLPHLQEAIKDKEPDDLLFSGPNGGRLVAANFRRAVDWAVIRTAVKRPDLRVHDLRHTFATILFDAGASAPDVQAVLGHSSLQVTERYSRAREGVARRTAAVFDSLTNRDGYGTNMAQRRDVPRL, encoded by the coding sequence ATGGCTGGCCGACCGTCGAAAGACTCCCCGCTGCGGCTCGATCCACGCACAGGCAAGCCACTCCCCGAGGGCATCCGGTGGCGTGAGGATCGACAGCGGTATCAGATTCGCGTGCTGGTGCCCGACCTCTACGGAAACTGGGCCGAGCGCACACGCACGTTCCGCACACTGACTGAGGCCAAGAAAGAACTCGCGAAAGCCATTGCAGGCAAGAACCCGAACGGCGCGATGTCGCTCACCCAGTGGCACGAGCGCCACTGGTCAGCAATCGAAGCATCGGTAAGGCCAGGTACAGCCCGCGCCTACGGCGTGGCATGGCGTAGGCGCGTGCAGCCGACACTCGGCCACATGAAGCTCGAAGCCATCACTTCCCCACTGATCGAAACGGCGATGGTCGAGTGGGATTGTTCGCCCTCGACCAAGGTGGATGCGCTCGCGCTCATCAGCCGCCTGCTCGACGCGGCACGCCGGGCGCGGGTCATCGACTACAACCCCGCCCGGGAAATCAAACGCCCGAGCCAGGACGCCGGCGCCGCCCCAACCTCACGCGCGCTCACCATGCCACAAGTAACCAAGATGCTCGAACTCATCCCCGAAGGGGTCTACCGCCGCTACGCCGCCGCCCTCGTGTTCACGGGAATGCGGGCGGGCGAGGCGACCGCGATCCGAGTACGCGATGTCGATTTGCAACAGGGTGTCTTGCGCGTGAGCCGCAGCTTCTCGCCCGGCCTGAACGGGGAATTGATCGAACAGACACCGAAGAGCCACAAGGAACGACAGGTGCCGATCGTCAAGGCCCTGCTGCCCCATCTGCAGGAAGCCATCAAAGACAAAGAACCCGACGACCTACTGTTCTCGGGGCCGAACGGCGGCAGGCTCGTCGCGGCAAACTTCCGCCGCGCAGTGGACTGGGCCGTGATCCGAACCGCCGTCAAGCGTCCCGATCTGCGCGTGCATGATCTCCGCCACACGTTCGCCACCATCCTCTTCGACGCGGGCGCGTCAGCCCCGGACGTGCAAGCAGTGCTCGGACATTCGAGCCTGCAAGTCACCGAACGCTACTCCCGCGCCCGCGAGGGCGTCGCCAGGCGCACAGCCGCGGTGTTCGATAGCCTCACGAACCGCGATGGATATGGCACAAATATGGCACAGCGCCGCGATGTGCCCCGCCTGTGA
- a CDS encoding helix-turn-helix domain-containing protein — MTEATTQTDYLTRAEAAARCRVPLPTFDKLRREGLIPEPDAEVGKHKLWRADTIDEFLEVGGTRR, encoded by the coding sequence ATGACCGAGGCGACAACCCAGACGGACTACCTGACGCGCGCCGAGGCCGCTGCGCGGTGCCGGGTGCCGCTGCCGACGTTTGACAAGCTGCGCCGCGAGGGGTTGATCCCCGAACCGGATGCCGAGGTGGGCAAGCACAAGCTCTGGCGCGCCGACACGATCGACGAGTTCCTCGAGGTCGGCGGAACGAGACGCTGA
- a CDS encoding TlpA disulfide reductase family protein, protein MRTSRPAYLLLTALVATAAISTGLIGCTAAEPLSERYQQGSERSGTSDGRIVEIPIDERGAAVSFSGTTEYGDPVSSDDYAGQVYVVNFWYAACGPCIIEAPMLEEVWQSYQDEGVAFLGVNIYDQPATAVAFAEENGITYPSVIDVNDGRIKQAFAGVTPIQATPTTLVLDREGRVAARIIGQLESASILDTLVADALAETR, encoded by the coding sequence TTGAGGACGTCTAGACCGGCGTACCTGCTGTTGACCGCACTCGTGGCCACCGCCGCGATCAGTACGGGGCTAATCGGCTGCACCGCCGCCGAGCCACTGTCGGAACGGTACCAGCAGGGCAGCGAACGAAGCGGCACCTCCGACGGCCGCATCGTTGAGATCCCTATCGATGAGCGCGGAGCCGCGGTGAGCTTCAGCGGAACAACCGAGTACGGCGATCCCGTCTCGAGCGACGACTACGCCGGGCAGGTGTACGTCGTGAACTTCTGGTACGCCGCCTGCGGCCCCTGCATCATCGAAGCCCCCATGCTCGAGGAAGTCTGGCAGAGCTACCAAGACGAGGGAGTCGCCTTCCTCGGCGTGAACATCTACGATCAGCCGGCGACCGCCGTCGCCTTCGCCGAAGAGAACGGCATCACCTACCCGAGCGTGATCGACGTGAACGACGGCCGGATCAAGCAAGCCTTCGCCGGCGTCACCCCGATCCAAGCCACCCCCACCACGCTCGTGCTCGACCGTGAGGGACGGGTCGCCGCCCGCATCATCGGGCAACTCGAATCGGCTTCCATCCTCGACACGCTCGTGGCCGACGCGCTTGCGGAGACACGATGA